In one window of Kosmotoga pacifica DNA:
- a CDS encoding type II secretion system protein, which yields MKKGFSFIEVLLVMAILSTFISSGVFLALQYKELSGTATRSSEFEAITELVENHLRYNSILRDALKNGNIDNFLNSLRNNLNSNYLPASGFNSFEIKAITHEQVQDYAGLYKFTVTIVDKKTGREVRLYVLISEL from the coding sequence ATTAAGAAGGGCTTTTCTTTCATCGAAGTTTTGCTTGTAATGGCTATTCTGTCGACTTTCATTTCGTCGGGTGTTTTTTTAGCTCTCCAATACAAAGAACTCTCAGGGACTGCTACGAGATCCTCTGAATTTGAGGCGATTACAGAACTCGTCGAAAATCATCTACGCTATAATTCGATTCTGCGCGATGCTTTGAAAAATGGGAATATTGATAATTTCCTGAATTCACTCCGAAATAATCTGAATTCCAATTATCTTCCCGCATCGGGTTTTAACAGCTTTGAAATCAAAGCTATTACACATGAACAGGTTCAAGACTACGCAGGTCTTTACAAATTCACGGTTACAATAGTGGACAAAAAAACCGGGAGGGAAGTGAGGTTATATGTTCTCATCTCCGAATTGTAA